Proteins found in one Opitutaceae bacterium genomic segment:
- a CDS encoding MBL fold metallo-hydrolase, which translates to MSLHVFPAGLIQTNAYLLTEPKTGEAVLIDAPLGVWKDVLPVLQKEKCRLVEVWFTHGHWDHMNGGAEVVRQTGARTRAHKADQNLLETPQTMAFVMGMSIEAVKITDWVEQGQVISALGSQFKVRHVPGHCPGNVLFLQASENRAFVGDAIFLESVGRTDLPGGDARVLERSIREQIYTLPGETVLLPGHGPMTTVAHERENNPFVSP; encoded by the coding sequence ATGAGCCTGCATGTGTTCCCGGCTGGACTGATCCAGACCAACGCGTACCTGCTGACCGAGCCAAAGACCGGCGAAGCGGTGCTGATCGATGCCCCCTTGGGGGTGTGGAAAGACGTTCTCCCGGTGTTGCAGAAAGAGAAGTGCAGGCTGGTCGAGGTCTGGTTCACCCATGGCCACTGGGACCACATGAACGGGGGGGCGGAGGTGGTGCGCCAGACCGGGGCGAGGACCCGTGCCCATAAGGCCGACCAGAATCTGCTCGAGACGCCACAGACGATGGCGTTCGTGATGGGCATGTCCATCGAAGCGGTGAAGATCACGGATTGGGTGGAACAAGGGCAGGTGATCTCCGCACTTGGATCCCAGTTCAAAGTCAGGCATGTCCCCGGCCACTGCCCGGGCAACGTCCTGTTCCTGCAGGCCTCTGAGAACCGCGCTTTCGTGGGTGACGCGATCTTCCTGGAAAGCGTCGGACGCACCGACCTGCCCGGCGGCGACGCCCGTGTATTGGAGCGCTCGATACGCGAGCAAATCTACACACTCCCAGGCGAGACAGTTCTTCTGCCTGGACACGGTCCGATGACCACCGTCGCGCATGAGCGCGAAAACAATCCCTTTGTATCGCCATGA
- a CDS encoding ATP-binding protein, with amino-acid sequence MSFVRPLEAQVVFGGSPEIAPSTDRDWQVQSFAESAGLAQQRIFDVAFANDGTAWFATSNGLWSYDGYRWRGYGPEEGLPSRFVRGVTYTRGREIWVATDKGAGVFDPTNRRFDTRGSDQHLPNQNVRSVTEFADGSLWFCCDQWPDPAVSPGGLVRFVDGIWTRFDRTNGLPLDYLLGCFRSRRGEMFAFTPRGWVRQLGSQWQPVSTTGDELDTVMVHAAESADGKLFFQGEYRLFQLSGSTSAIVSEDSVLVTSTRGGGVVSLRREAGRNTVTFDEWNGAEFKAASASIPVSPRTQFYKLTEAPDGSMWCVGHGLILRWSRQNAWTHYPRLPQVAALDQRGNPWFSGGGQVFWRDQRGFHPVPGVRQLLGIDRDDVIIGRDATNHIVTLPASNPMRAIAMEFPLTAITHIQTEVNGTFWAAGRDAQGKLGFTYREGARWILVSAGDWSSRRLLSLQPVQNGGLLALVPAMQTSGFEAFLVSAKGVKAMELGSAVPALPNPAIHLAGPATYLSGYSGVFELQGDGKWTRVEGLSGNSFAGLVTGNDVVFTFQNDTLGRGGLALKHGNRWAFVYGEFEAPMIDPSDRRLLVTARSRLYRQTAPGSLEFDLLALPEDVFITKAVTDAAGVVWLNTTNGVFSHSPERQPPLSLVRSPATEVPARSSLKVEFGARDRLAAVSPTHAFLFSHRIDNGPWSDFKAGGDRTLSTEKLAAGKHRLEVLARNSDGIVSTQPAVLEFVVQAVPLQDRAWFPVALAGLIGAVGFFAWLGISRARALVKSHRELAREFAEREKAEQALAQALSDLTQAHNELENRVAERTLELSSANEALRRALAEREESERNRTALEHQLREAQKMEAIGTLAGGIAHDFNNILTVIIPCTGIALNDAKHIPSVRDNLAQVLQAADRAKNLVQQILAFSRRQKPEQRPTDPRRLVKETHQLLRSALPSAIAVNLRTPTEVPLVMADQNQMHQVLMNLGTNARHAVPAQGGMITLGVDMIRLTDEDVKLSSDLPAGNYVRISVEDNGKGISPEVLPRIFEPFFTTKGPGEGTGLGLSVAHGIIKDHHGAIRVYSREGRGTRFDVLLPPALDTTVEVQTPEIVPSAGHGEHVLVVDDEFMVSRIVSQVLSRTGYRPSVHTRPEVALSEFLKVPSRFHAMITDLTMPGMNGLELARAVRAARPELPIILMTGYGGDVPPGVEAREVDLVVFKPFEAEAIVFELEKLLLRKAKAAARN; translated from the coding sequence GTGAGTTTCGTTCGTCCCCTTGAGGCGCAGGTCGTCTTCGGCGGCTCGCCCGAGATCGCACCGTCCACCGACCGCGACTGGCAGGTCCAGTCGTTCGCTGAGTCTGCGGGCCTCGCCCAGCAGCGCATTTTCGACGTCGCGTTTGCAAATGATGGCACGGCATGGTTCGCCACAAGCAACGGCCTCTGGTCCTACGATGGGTATCGGTGGCGTGGATACGGACCCGAGGAGGGCCTGCCCAGCCGCTTTGTGCGAGGCGTGACCTACACGCGTGGCCGCGAGATCTGGGTGGCGACCGACAAGGGCGCTGGCGTCTTCGATCCGACGAACCGGCGTTTCGACACACGGGGTTCGGACCAACACCTCCCCAACCAGAATGTCCGTTCGGTCACGGAGTTTGCAGACGGCAGCCTCTGGTTCTGCTGCGACCAGTGGCCCGATCCTGCGGTGAGCCCGGGAGGTCTTGTCCGCTTTGTCGACGGTATCTGGACCCGCTTTGATCGCACCAACGGTCTGCCTCTCGACTACCTCCTCGGCTGCTTTCGCAGCAGGCGCGGTGAGATGTTCGCCTTCACGCCGCGGGGATGGGTTCGCCAGCTCGGAAGCCAATGGCAGCCCGTTTCGACGACTGGCGATGAACTGGACACCGTGATGGTGCATGCAGCTGAGTCGGCCGATGGAAAACTGTTCTTTCAGGGTGAGTATCGCCTTTTCCAACTCTCGGGATCCACCTCCGCGATCGTGAGTGAGGACAGCGTGCTGGTGACCTCGACCCGCGGAGGCGGCGTGGTGAGCCTGAGGCGCGAAGCTGGACGCAACACGGTCACCTTTGACGAGTGGAATGGAGCTGAATTCAAGGCGGCTTCTGCATCCATCCCAGTCTCCCCACGCACCCAGTTCTATAAACTGACCGAGGCGCCTGACGGGTCCATGTGGTGTGTCGGCCATGGCCTGATCCTCCGTTGGTCACGCCAAAATGCGTGGACACATTATCCTCGCCTCCCGCAGGTCGCGGCCCTCGACCAACGTGGAAATCCCTGGTTTTCCGGCGGAGGGCAGGTTTTCTGGCGCGATCAACGCGGGTTTCATCCGGTACCGGGGGTGCGCCAGTTGCTCGGCATCGACCGCGACGATGTGATCATCGGCCGCGATGCTACCAACCACATTGTCACCTTGCCTGCGAGCAACCCAATGCGCGCCATTGCGATGGAGTTTCCGCTCACCGCAATCACGCATATCCAAACGGAAGTGAACGGAACCTTCTGGGCGGCAGGGCGCGATGCACAAGGCAAGCTCGGCTTCACCTATCGAGAGGGTGCACGATGGATCTTGGTGAGTGCCGGCGATTGGAGCAGCAGACGACTGCTTAGTCTCCAGCCCGTGCAGAATGGCGGCCTCCTGGCGTTGGTTCCGGCGATGCAGACTTCGGGCTTCGAAGCGTTCCTCGTCTCGGCGAAGGGGGTCAAAGCGATGGAATTGGGCTCGGCGGTCCCAGCCTTACCCAATCCTGCAATCCACCTGGCCGGGCCAGCCACCTACCTATCGGGTTATTCCGGCGTCTTCGAACTTCAAGGCGACGGGAAATGGACACGCGTTGAAGGCCTGAGTGGCAATTCCTTCGCCGGGCTCGTCACCGGCAACGACGTTGTTTTCACCTTTCAAAACGATACCCTTGGACGCGGTGGGCTGGCATTGAAGCACGGCAACCGCTGGGCCTTCGTCTACGGTGAATTTGAAGCACCGATGATCGACCCGTCGGACCGACGCCTGCTGGTTACCGCGCGTTCGAGACTCTATCGGCAGACCGCGCCGGGGTCATTGGAGTTTGATCTGCTCGCGCTTCCCGAAGACGTATTCATCACGAAAGCCGTGACGGATGCTGCGGGAGTCGTGTGGCTGAATACGACGAACGGCGTTTTCTCACACTCCCCCGAGCGCCAACCGCCCCTCTCCCTGGTCCGCTCGCCAGCCACCGAAGTACCCGCACGATCTTCTTTGAAAGTGGAGTTTGGTGCGCGTGATCGCCTGGCAGCTGTATCTCCGACCCACGCCTTCCTCTTCAGCCATCGAATCGACAACGGCCCCTGGTCGGATTTCAAGGCAGGCGGCGATCGCACTCTTTCGACTGAAAAGCTGGCTGCCGGAAAGCACAGGCTGGAAGTGCTCGCCAGAAATTCAGATGGCATCGTCTCGACGCAACCCGCTGTGCTCGAGTTCGTCGTCCAAGCGGTTCCCCTGCAGGACCGCGCTTGGTTTCCGGTGGCGCTCGCCGGATTGATCGGGGCGGTTGGCTTTTTCGCCTGGCTTGGCATTTCACGTGCGCGAGCCCTCGTCAAGAGCCACCGTGAACTTGCCCGGGAGTTTGCTGAACGCGAGAAGGCGGAGCAGGCGCTCGCCCAAGCGCTCTCGGACCTGACCCAGGCGCACAACGAATTGGAGAATCGCGTCGCCGAGCGAACACTCGAACTGTCGTCCGCGAACGAGGCGCTCAGGCGTGCCTTGGCGGAGCGCGAAGAATCCGAGCGCAACCGCACCGCGCTTGAACACCAACTGCGTGAAGCTCAGAAAATGGAGGCTATCGGAACGCTCGCGGGCGGGATCGCCCATGACTTCAACAACATCCTCACGGTGATCATCCCGTGCACCGGCATTGCACTCAATGATGCCAAGCACATCCCAAGCGTCAGGGACAACCTCGCGCAAGTGTTGCAGGCAGCCGATCGAGCGAAAAACCTGGTACAACAGATCCTCGCCTTCAGCCGTCGGCAAAAGCCGGAGCAACGCCCGACCGATCCACGACGACTTGTTAAAGAAACCCATCAGCTCCTCCGTTCCGCGCTGCCGTCGGCGATCGCAGTGAACCTACGCACCCCAACAGAGGTACCCCTCGTAATGGCGGACCAGAATCAGATGCATCAGGTATTGATGAATCTGGGCACGAATGCCCGTCATGCGGTACCCGCCCAGGGCGGCATGATCACGCTTGGTGTCGACATGATCCGGCTTACCGATGAGGACGTGAAGCTCTCGAGCGATCTTCCTGCGGGAAACTACGTGCGGATTTCAGTTGAAGATAATGGCAAGGGGATCAGCCCGGAGGTGCTCCCCCGCATCTTCGAACCATTTTTCACCACCAAAGGACCGGGAGAAGGCACAGGCCTCGGCCTTTCAGTGGCGCATGGCATCATCAAGGACCACCATGGCGCCATCCGGGTCTACAGTCGTGAAGGACGCGGAACGCGATTCGATGTGCTTCTCCCGCCAGCCCTTGACACCACAGTCGAGGTTCAGACTCCCGAGATTGTGCCCAGTGCCGGCCATGGGGAGCATGTGCTTGTGGTCGACGATGAGTTCATGGTCTCGCGGATTGTCAGCCAAGTCCTCTCCCGGACAGGTTACCGTCCGTCGGTTCACACGCGTCCCGAGGTTGCCCTAAGCGAATTCCTGAAGGTGCCTTCGCGTTTTCACGCGATGATCACCGACCTCACCATGCCGGGCATGAACGGTCTCGAGCTCGCGCGGGCGGTTCGGGCTGCAAGGCCGGAACTCCCAATCATCCTGATGACCGGCTATGGGGGTGACGTGCCACCCGGGGTTGAAGCGCGCGAGGTCGACCTCGTGGTGTTCAAGCCATTTGAAGCTGAAGCAATTGTCTTCGAACTTGAAAAGCTGCTCCTTCGAAAAGCCAAGGCGGCGGCTCGCAACTGA
- the rdgB gene encoding RdgB/HAM1 family non-canonical purine NTP pyrophosphatase has product MRIVLASGNAHKVAELQGMAAAAGLGVEFASAKAFGGMPPVVEDTGTFEGNARKKARALWEKLGGREWVLADDSGICVDALNGGPAVESAYFAGPQGDPAANLQKLIAVMQEVPEGRRGARFVCVLLLVSPSGEEALFSGDCGGRLALAPRGGKGFGYDPLLIPDGFDQTFAELGDDVKNRISHRAGAFAQFTQWIRPHLAR; this is encoded by the coding sequence ATGAGGATCGTACTCGCATCGGGCAACGCCCACAAGGTGGCGGAACTGCAGGGTATGGCCGCCGCGGCCGGGCTCGGAGTTGAATTCGCCTCCGCGAAAGCGTTCGGAGGGATGCCACCTGTCGTGGAGGACACGGGAACTTTTGAAGGCAACGCGAGGAAGAAGGCGCGCGCGTTGTGGGAGAAGCTGGGCGGCAGGGAATGGGTGCTCGCGGACGACAGCGGCATCTGCGTGGATGCGCTTAATGGTGGCCCTGCCGTCGAGTCCGCGTACTTCGCCGGACCCCAGGGAGACCCTGCTGCCAATCTGCAGAAGTTGATTGCAGTGATGCAGGAGGTCCCGGAGGGGCGTCGCGGTGCCCGTTTTGTGTGCGTGCTGCTCCTCGTTTCACCCTCCGGCGAGGAGGCGCTTTTCAGCGGAGACTGCGGCGGGCGACTTGCCCTTGCGCCGCGGGGAGGCAAGGGCTTTGGCTACGATCCGCTGCTGATTCCCGATGGGTTTGATCAGACCTTTGCCGAGTTGGGTGACGACGTGAAGAACCGCATTAGCCACCGAGCCGGTGCGTTCGCACAGTTCACCCAGTGGATCCGGCCTCATCTGGCGCGGTGA
- the alaS gene encoding alanine--tRNA ligase translates to MTSAEIRQSFLDFFAKQQHTIVPSSSLLPDSPGLLFTNAGMNQFVPIFLGDRQPDVASWAGVRAGSNRRAADTQKCIRAGGKHNDLEDVGFDTYHHTLFEMLGNWSFGDYFKKESLTWGWELLTKVWGIPAKRLFATVYAPKPGDPSEFDQEAYDIWSELFKKEGLDPALHIVNGNRKDNFWMMGETGPCGPCSEIHFNLLPVDDEAAGRALVNSSAPRCIEIWNHVFIQFNANADGTFSPLAAKHVDTGMGFERVAGIHATTKGFKDFSPEPSNYSADVFAPLFSKVAALSGKTYTATVPTKREGLSEQEQVDIAFRVLADHARTISCAIADGILPGNEGRNFVIRRILRRGILYGKKLGLSTGFFEQLVPPVVESLGSVFPELKQQQTIIQRVIRSEEESFGRTLDRGLQIFQRAAHGATAISGAVAFELYDTYGFPLDMTQLLGTERGLSVDTAEFERLMEQQRERARAAQKKEIIVAATEGEERSELPPSRFVGYTLLAASAKLQDVVHMAEETFLVFAETPFYAEMGGQVGDSGTVVIAGVAYPVVDTIKDRHGRHLHKLAPGSKFDAPKGVDASLHVDVVRRKAIQRHHTATHLLHYALRSVLGSHVRQAGSLNSPDRLRFDFSHFESVKVEQLREIERIVNERILENASVSSYETEFDKKPEGTLAFFGEKYGKVVRVVDAGGYSRELCGGTHVLSTGEIGLIRIVSEGAVAAGTRRLEAVAGQAALDFVAQRELVLQGISQSLSAGTLDVGKKVEALLAQKAELEKKLKVFEQKASAGQADQLVSGAISRDGLRWVSAVVVVDTPDALRALGSQVLSKLGEGVVRLGAAFGDKATVVAFASPAAIKAGHQAGKLVSEMSVQLSGKGGGKPDFAMGGGKDVAKLAEVLKT, encoded by the coding sequence ATGACCTCCGCCGAAATCCGCCAGTCCTTCCTCGACTTCTTCGCGAAGCAGCAACACACGATCGTCCCCTCGTCATCGCTGTTGCCCGACTCACCGGGCCTGCTTTTCACGAACGCCGGCATGAACCAGTTCGTGCCGATCTTCCTGGGTGACCGCCAGCCGGACGTTGCCTCTTGGGCCGGGGTGCGCGCAGGTTCCAACCGCCGGGCGGCTGACACCCAGAAATGCATCCGCGCGGGCGGAAAGCACAACGACCTCGAGGATGTGGGTTTCGATACCTACCACCATACCTTGTTCGAGATGCTCGGCAACTGGTCCTTCGGCGACTACTTCAAGAAGGAGTCTCTGACCTGGGGTTGGGAATTGCTGACAAAAGTCTGGGGCATCCCGGCGAAGCGTCTCTTTGCGACCGTTTACGCGCCCAAGCCGGGCGATCCTTCTGAGTTCGACCAAGAGGCGTACGACATCTGGAGCGAACTCTTCAAGAAGGAGGGACTCGACCCGGCGTTGCACATCGTCAACGGCAACCGGAAGGACAACTTCTGGATGATGGGCGAGACCGGACCGTGTGGTCCGTGTTCAGAGATCCATTTCAATCTCCTGCCGGTTGATGACGAAGCGGCGGGACGTGCCCTGGTGAACTCCAGCGCGCCGCGCTGCATCGAGATTTGGAATCACGTCTTCATCCAGTTTAACGCCAACGCAGACGGGACCTTCTCGCCACTTGCGGCCAAGCATGTCGACACGGGTATGGGCTTCGAGCGGGTGGCCGGCATCCATGCGACCACGAAAGGATTCAAGGACTTCTCGCCGGAACCCTCGAATTATTCCGCGGACGTGTTCGCCCCGCTCTTCTCCAAGGTCGCTGCCCTCTCAGGCAAAACCTACACTGCGACAGTCCCGACTAAACGCGAGGGACTGAGCGAACAGGAACAGGTCGACATCGCGTTTCGTGTACTCGCCGACCACGCGCGCACCATTTCGTGTGCGATTGCGGATGGAATCCTGCCAGGTAACGAAGGCCGCAATTTCGTGATCCGCCGGATCCTGCGTCGCGGAATTCTCTACGGAAAGAAGCTCGGCCTGAGCACAGGATTCTTCGAGCAGCTCGTGCCCCCGGTGGTGGAGTCGCTCGGCTCGGTCTTTCCGGAACTCAAGCAACAACAAACCATTATTCAGCGCGTCATCCGTTCCGAGGAAGAGAGCTTTGGGCGCACGCTCGATCGTGGCCTGCAGATTTTCCAGCGCGCTGCGCACGGGGCGACGGCCATTTCGGGTGCGGTCGCCTTCGAGCTTTACGACACTTACGGCTTTCCGCTCGACATGACACAGCTCCTCGGGACCGAGCGAGGCCTCTCCGTCGATACCGCCGAGTTCGAGCGCCTCATGGAGCAGCAACGGGAACGAGCCCGCGCGGCTCAGAAAAAGGAGATTATAGTCGCCGCTACCGAAGGGGAGGAACGTTCGGAACTGCCTCCGTCGCGCTTTGTTGGATACACGCTGCTTGCCGCCAGCGCCAAGTTGCAGGACGTTGTGCACATGGCTGAGGAAACTTTCCTCGTGTTTGCCGAAACCCCGTTCTATGCAGAAATGGGCGGCCAGGTGGGCGACTCTGGTACCGTCGTAATCGCCGGCGTTGCGTATCCAGTCGTCGATACAATCAAGGATCGTCACGGGCGGCATCTGCACAAACTGGCGCCTGGGTCCAAGTTTGACGCGCCAAAGGGTGTCGATGCCTCGCTGCACGTGGATGTAGTGCGTCGCAAGGCAATCCAGAGGCATCACACGGCCACCCATCTCCTGCACTATGCCTTGAGATCGGTGCTTGGTTCCCACGTTCGCCAGGCTGGGTCCTTGAACTCCCCGGATCGCCTGCGCTTTGATTTCAGTCATTTCGAATCCGTCAAAGTCGAGCAGCTCCGCGAGATCGAACGCATCGTCAACGAGCGCATTCTGGAGAACGCCAGCGTCTCCTCATACGAAACCGAATTCGACAAGAAACCGGAAGGCACCCTCGCCTTTTTCGGCGAGAAATACGGCAAGGTCGTCCGTGTCGTCGACGCCGGCGGCTACTCCCGCGAACTCTGCGGCGGCACGCACGTGCTTTCCACAGGTGAAATCGGTTTGATCCGCATCGTCAGCGAAGGTGCGGTTGCCGCCGGAACCCGACGCCTCGAAGCGGTCGCCGGCCAGGCCGCACTCGACTTTGTTGCACAACGAGAACTGGTCCTTCAGGGCATCAGCCAGTCTCTGTCTGCGGGCACACTTGATGTAGGCAAGAAGGTGGAAGCGCTTCTTGCACAGAAAGCGGAGTTGGAGAAGAAGCTGAAAGTCTTTGAACAGAAGGCATCTGCAGGGCAGGCCGACCAGCTTGTCTCCGGGGCGATCTCGCGCGATGGCCTGCGGTGGGTGTCCGCCGTGGTGGTGGTCGACACGCCGGACGCGTTGCGCGCGCTAGGAAGCCAGGTCCTGTCAAAACTGGGTGAAGGCGTCGTTCGCCTCGGCGCTGCGTTTGGCGACAAGGCCACCGTCGTCGCGTTCGCTTCCCCGGCAGCCATCAAGGCCGGCCACCAGGCTGGGAAACTTGTTTCAGAGATGAGCGTCCAACTCAGCGGCAAAGGTGGCGGCAAGCCGGACTTTGCAATGGGTGGCGGCAAGGATGTCGCAAAGCTCGCCGAAGTGCTCAAGACTTGA
- the leuB gene encoding 3-isopropylmalate dehydrogenase — protein MPTLKFAVLPGDYIGPEVMTEALRVLEHVAKREGLKLDYQIADVGGAGIDNHGKALPDSTLKLCEASDAILFGSVGGPKWETLPPKEQPERAALLPLRKHFTLFANIRPGLLYRELTDASPLKTERIPDGIDIVCIRELTGGLYFGQPKTTTILADGDVQAIDTMVYRKSEIERITATAITAARARRKKLCSVDKANVLETSVLWRKTVTDYVAANAPDLELTHMYVDNAAMQLARNPNQFDVFVTENMFGDILSDEMAVICGSLGMLSSASLGAGKNSLGLPFGLYEPAGGTAPDIAGKGLANPCAQVLSVALMLRFSFCLDAPARKIEDAVRRAVTGGTRTADIAFGRASVSTKAMADAIIAQL, from the coding sequence ATGCCGACCCTCAAGTTTGCCGTTCTTCCAGGTGATTACATCGGACCCGAAGTCATGACGGAGGCGCTCCGCGTGCTTGAGCACGTGGCCAAGCGCGAAGGCCTGAAGCTTGACTACCAGATTGCAGACGTAGGAGGCGCAGGTATCGACAACCACGGCAAGGCCCTCCCTGATTCGACGCTGAAGCTTTGCGAGGCATCCGACGCGATCCTGTTTGGGTCCGTTGGCGGTCCGAAATGGGAAACACTCCCGCCCAAGGAACAGCCGGAGCGCGCAGCCCTGCTTCCTCTCCGAAAGCACTTCACGCTCTTCGCAAACATTCGGCCGGGTCTCCTCTACCGCGAGCTCACGGATGCCTCCCCTCTCAAGACAGAACGGATCCCCGATGGCATCGACATCGTGTGCATCCGCGAACTGACGGGCGGCTTGTATTTCGGCCAGCCCAAGACCACCACAATCTTGGCCGACGGCGACGTGCAGGCGATCGACACGATGGTGTATCGCAAGAGCGAAATCGAGCGCATCACAGCGACCGCGATCACTGCCGCCCGCGCACGGCGCAAAAAACTCTGCTCGGTCGACAAGGCAAACGTACTTGAGACGTCCGTCCTGTGGCGGAAGACCGTGACGGACTACGTCGCCGCTAACGCGCCCGACCTGGAGCTCACCCACATGTACGTGGACAACGCCGCAATGCAGCTCGCGCGCAATCCGAACCAGTTCGATGTCTTCGTCACTGAAAACATGTTTGGCGACATCCTCTCCGACGAGATGGCCGTGATCTGCGGGTCCCTCGGCATGCTCTCCTCCGCTTCCCTGGGTGCGGGAAAGAACTCCCTCGGCCTCCCCTTCGGTCTCTACGAACCGGCCGGCGGCACCGCTCCCGACATCGCCGGCAAGGGCCTCGCCAATCCGTGCGCGCAGGTGCTTTCCGTGGCGTTGATGCTCCGCTTCAGCTTCTGTCTCGATGCACCCGCACGAAAGATCGAAGATGCCGTTCGCCGCGCCGTGACGGGCGGCACGCGCACCGCCGACATCGCCTTCGGCCGCGCTTCCGTAAGCACCAAAGCCATGGCCGACGCCATCATCGCCCAGTTGTGA
- the ribD gene encoding bifunctional diaminohydroxyphosphoribosylaminopyrimidine deaminase/5-amino-6-(5-phosphoribosylamino)uracil reductase RibD, translated as MKTRDEVCMRRALELARRAWGETHPNPMVGALVVEDEVIVAEGWHAVDGGPHAERQALASLNRQAHANATLYVTLEPCSTHGRTGACTDAILASGIKRVVVGALDPNPAHSGRGLDVLRAKGIEVISGVLERECRDLNLIFNHWISKNTPLLAVKSAMTLDGKIATRTGASKWITGEAAREDVMRWRRLFPAIAVGAGTVAKDNPRLTSRRSGQDEWCPLRFIFDGLLRSVVDRNPPSVYTDEFRERTVVVTTQHAGLGYVRKLRDQGVKVWVLESPNQRVSITEFRKRCLEEKVTGVYFEGGAALVSELLQNRDVDYLFVYRAPILFGDERAMPAYSGLRTEKLDTAIRLEDVHQHVLDEDHLTRGRLVYPEKMQFDERVLGAS; from the coding sequence ATGAAGACGCGTGATGAAGTGTGCATGCGCCGCGCCCTCGAATTGGCGCGCCGGGCCTGGGGGGAGACTCATCCGAACCCGATGGTCGGGGCGCTTGTGGTTGAGGACGAAGTGATCGTGGCCGAAGGCTGGCACGCCGTCGACGGGGGGCCGCATGCCGAGCGGCAGGCGCTGGCAAGTCTCAACCGCCAGGCGCATGCCAATGCCACATTGTATGTGACTCTTGAGCCCTGTTCCACCCATGGCCGCACGGGGGCCTGCACCGACGCCATACTAGCCTCCGGAATCAAGAGGGTGGTGGTGGGTGCCTTGGATCCAAATCCCGCGCATTCGGGCCGCGGGCTGGACGTCCTGAGGGCGAAGGGAATCGAGGTGATCTCCGGGGTGCTTGAGCGGGAATGCCGGGACCTCAATCTGATTTTCAACCACTGGATTTCCAAGAACACGCCGCTGCTGGCCGTCAAATCTGCAATGACCCTCGACGGGAAGATTGCCACGCGGACGGGCGCATCGAAGTGGATCACCGGCGAGGCGGCTCGCGAGGACGTCATGCGGTGGCGCAGGCTTTTCCCGGCGATTGCGGTCGGCGCGGGAACGGTGGCCAAGGACAACCCCCGCCTAACCTCCCGGCGGTCGGGTCAGGACGAGTGGTGCCCCTTGCGGTTCATTTTTGATGGCCTGCTCAGGAGCGTGGTCGATCGGAACCCCCCGAGTGTCTACACGGATGAATTTCGCGAGCGCACGGTGGTGGTGACCACCCAGCATGCGGGGTTGGGCTACGTGCGGAAACTTCGGGACCAAGGAGTAAAGGTATGGGTCCTGGAATCTCCCAACCAGCGCGTCTCGATCACTGAGTTTCGCAAGCGCTGCCTGGAGGAGAAAGTCACCGGCGTCTATTTTGAAGGCGGCGCAGCGCTCGTGAGCGAACTTTTGCAGAACCGGGACGTCGATTACCTCTTTGTATACAGGGCTCCCATTCTCTTCGGGGACGAACGCGCTATGCCCGCCTATTCCGGACTACGTACCGAGAAACTGGATACGGCAATTCGCTTGGAAGACGTGCACCAACACGTGCTTGATGAGGATCATCTCACGCGCGGGCGGCTGGTTTACCCCGAGAAGATGCAGTTTGATGAACGGGTGCTCGGCGCGTCATGA
- a CDS encoding type II secretion system protein, translating into MFRRIQSNTTRRRNKAAGLTLIEVMVATALFTVGAIASLLTIFQAFKTMARARYMDRASNVLKIAADQFQNSKARNPGAVTWRNFYTATAAPTGEGMAWNKQLQTLTHEGTGDNLGADYIVGTVDGLMIPLNTVGASDTESPTATLTRDVKWISINTALSTSAETQVEPAATTGGQLVRAIFRIEYTFLGRTEQLQTVVLRNLNPTDK; encoded by the coding sequence ATGTTCCGCCGTATCCAGTCTAACACTACACGCCGCCGCAACAAGGCGGCTGGCTTGACGCTGATAGAAGTCATGGTGGCGACGGCGCTTTTCACCGTGGGGGCGATCGCCTCTCTTTTGACAATCTTCCAGGCATTCAAGACCATGGCCCGGGCACGCTACATGGATCGCGCATCCAACGTTCTGAAGATTGCTGCGGATCAGTTTCAGAATTCGAAAGCCCGGAATCCGGGTGCAGTCACCTGGCGCAACTTTTACACCGCCACAGCCGCCCCGACAGGGGAAGGGATGGCGTGGAACAAGCAATTGCAGACGCTAACGCACGAGGGGACAGGCGACAATCTAGGTGCCGATTACATTGTCGGTACCGTCGATGGACTAATGATCCCCCTCAATACGGTTGGAGCTTCCGATACTGAAAGCCCAACGGCGACCCTAACGAGGGATGTGAAGTGGATCAGCATCAACACCGCATTATCCACCTCGGCAGAGACGCAAGTCGAACCGGCTGCGACGACCGGTGGCCAGCTTGTGAGGGCGATTTTTCGAATTGAGTACACGTTCCTTGGCCGCACTGAACAACTTCAGACCGTGGTGCTTCGCAACCTGAACCCCACCGACAAATGA